In the Treponema maltophilum ATCC 51939 genome, CGGGAATTTTGCGCAGCGACTCGCCTTCTATATCGATGGGGCAGGAAAACAGTATATACATTTTATTCGAACCGACCGGAGCGACCGTTAAAGCGATTTCCGGCGGGAAATCGAAAGAAGAAACGGCATTTCCGAAAGACTTCATTTTGTTGCCCGCCAAGTCGGTTATAATACCGCCGTTCGGATGAGCCGAATCGCGCTCGGTATAGGCTATGCCGAAGGATTCCGTTAGCGGGAAAGCCGGAGTTCCGATGCGTAACTGTAAATACAGCGTGTCCGTATCCGGATGCGGCGAAGACGTATTGTAAAAAAATGCTTCATTTTCCGCTTTTTGGCTGTACATTCCGGAAGTTTTGAAATTTTGCAATACGGTATTGTATTCCGCTTTTGTATGCGTAAAGTCAAATGCGGCAATACTGTCTGCAATAGTACAGGCGCGTATACCGCCGGTCGTAGCGGCGCTTCCGGCAAACCGGGAACCGCCGCGCGAATCGTAGCGGGAATCATCCACGAGCGAAGAACCGTTCATCCATCCTTCTGTCGTTTTCCACCAATAATTGTTTGGGGTAAGGGCGGCCGGCGTGTTGTCGAAAAAGTGGAATTCCAGTCTGTCGGCAAGGAGGGAAGACGGCGAATACGCAACCGCTTCTTTTTCGGAAGTTCCCGTATTCCAAGCCGCCGACTCCTTCGCAACGACGGCAAGCACCGGCGGAGAGGTGTCCCAGCTGCTGACTTCAGCCAGTCCGACGGCGGACGAAGCGTATATTTTAGGCACAAATTGTGCATCAAGTTTTTCCCACCGTTCCAAAGGCGGCGGAGTATTGCGAGTTCTGATGTTTGCCGTATCCAAAGGCGTTGCAGAACCGGACGGCGTTTCCGATTGGGTTATATAACCGACCCAATTGTGAACGGGAGTCGATGAGCCGCCAATCGGCACAGATACGGTACCTTCGACCCAGCCGGCAACGGAAACACGCACCCGACATTCCCTTCCTGAAGGACTGCCGGGCGGCAGGGGCGTCGTAACCCTCATTGCCGCCGTTCGGTATACGGCATGCACTGACCCCGAAGTTGCCCCCGGTCTTATGCCGGTAACAAGTTTGCCGCTTGAAAAGGACGCAAGACCTTTAACTGCGGTAATGGTCCCGCCCGAACCCGTTTCAATATTGCCGATCGTATCGGTTGCCCGAATATACTTTGCGCCCGTGGCAATATCGGGGTTGTCCGATATGCCGTCTATAAATACCGGTTCTGAGTAGCGGAATTCTATAAAATTGTGCGCGTCGTACTTGGGCTGATTTACGGGATTGGGCGCTTGAACGTGCGTTTCCTGCCCCACATAGACGGCGGCAAGAACGGGCGGGCAGTGGTCTTTCACATCGCCGTAGATTTTGCCGTTATCGCCGCTTGTGTCCGCATCACCGACAGCATAATGGCGAATGCGGTTTTTATATTTATCGCGCACGGCCGCATAAATTGAAGAAGTTGCCTTCGGAATCCACAGGTTCGGTTTTGTGTTTTGATGAACGGGATCTTTTCCCGATGCGCTTGCATACGGCTGCGCACCGCCGCGGTCGGTGCTTTGATTTGACCCTGCATACATTCCCGTTGCATCGGTATTCCAACGTCGCGCTGGATTACCGTCCGTGCGCAAAAAGAATTCGTGCACATCGCCGTTCGGCAACGTTGCTCCCGGTATTTTTTGTCCGCCGCTAACGGTAACAGCTAACGCTTCTTTAAAAGGTATCATGCCGTTATTGAATTTTATATTTCCGCTGTTAATTGCGCGAGCAATCTCCCCCTTCGAATTTTCAACATCCATATTAAAGCGGACATATATCGTATCGTCGGAATATGTATACGCTTCGACAATAGTCAAGCGATCCTTTCCCCATGCAGGAGAATTTGTAATAGTATCAGTAGGAGAACGCTCCGCCGCGGCAACAAATCCGCCGCCCAAAACGCTGCAATTCGAAACCGTTGTAAAATACGCTTCGGCAAAGGCCTGTGTTGCATCATCGTTATTCGGAATATCAAGCGTCCAAGATGGTGCGCTCAAATTCATGCCGTTTGCATAGAAATTTTTACCGGCCTTGAGGGTTTTACCGGAAAGATTTGCGAAAGTGCCCGAAAAAGAAGGTGATGTATCGGTTTCTTTGGGCAAAGCCGTTCCGTCGGGAAGTGCGGCCGGAAGCGTCAAGGATGCGGCGGCGCTGTAACCGTTGGCATTGGCGCTTCCTGTTCGGCTGCTGTGATTATAGGTAAACAAGCCCGTTGTTTCCGACGGGTCGGAGGCACCATCGGCCGTAGTGTCGTTTGCTTTATACTGCGGCCCGAACAGCACTATGTCGCCCTTTGTACCGTTTACTTCCGTGGTAATGCCGCCGCTTGAAGGGGCGAACGCAACCGTTCCTTTAAATAGCACAAAATTTGCGCATTTTAACTCGTTTTTGAGCGTAAGATCTCCTGCGACAAAGATATTGCAGTCGTCAGGCTTGGTTACGGCGCTCGGCGAAGGGTCAAAGGTTGTTGTCGCCGGCGGCGTAACAACAAGATAAAGGTTTTTCGATTCAAAAGAAATTCCGTTTGCAGGAAGTCCCGTTCCCGCCCCGTCGGTAATCGGAGCGCCGATTTGCACGGCGGCATTGCCCGTTTGTACAAATTTATCGCCGAGCTTTACGGCACCTTTCAGGATGATTTTTTCGCTCGCTTGAGCATAGAAACCGGCCGCCGTTATTGTACCGCCGGTCGTTATTGTTTTGGTTTTGGTGGCGGTATCGATATCTGTAATCGTTACATTGTTGACGTCAACATCACCCCTTATTTCCACAACGGGACTTTTCAGTTCAACATCTTTTTTCGGAGAAGTACTGCTGCTAAGAGAGGTAGTGCCGGCAAACAAAAGCGATGTTTTCGCCTTAAATTCGGTATCCGCACTCAGCGTTACGGTACCGTTATAGATTTGCGTCGCGGGGCCGGCGGCGGTAGCGGTAATTGTTGCAGCGGTATTTACCGTTGTCGCCTCACGTACTTCGATTTTTGCGGCTGTGACTGTTGCGGTATTTACGTTCAACTTCCTTGTTTTTAAATCGCCGGTTAAAACGACGGGGCCTTCTACCGTAAGACTTGACGCGTTCTCGGCATTCACCGTTCCGGCAGAAAGCTTTTTCGTTTTCACCGTACCGCCGCCGTTGAAAGTAAGGTTTTTCCCCGTCGCATTCACTGCCTGTATAAAATTTATTTCAGGTGAAGAAGTAAACGTCGTATTTGCGCCTATATCGGCATCGCCGATATAGGTTTGCCTCGGCGCTTCAATCGTAACGTAACTGTGGTCGCCCGAGGCGGCTTTTACGGTAAACTTTTCGTCGACCCTTAAAGAAGGCGACGTTACCTTTATGTTCTTTCGGTTTTCTTCTACGGTCAAATTCTCGTACGGACCGCCCCATAAAGCATTATTCGTCGTCCCGTAATAGGCAACCGTCGATCCCGGCTTATGCGTGATTTTATCGTCGGCTGCGGTTTTACCCAGCCAGGTCGTTTGCCCGCTCGTCCCCGTCATTTTGAGCGTTCCGAAGTTTTCAAGCGGAGCAAAACCTGTGTCGCCGGAATCATCGGTTATAACATAATCGGCTAAATCCAATTTGGCGCCGGGAGCAAGGGTAATCGTTTTTGCCTTTACATTCGCTGTAAGTTTGGGATATTGCGTTGTTACTACAGGAATCGTTACAATTGTATTTTTTCCCGGAATCACATAGGGTGTCCAGTTTCTATGGTCAGCCCAAGCATTAGATTTTTTCCCCGACCAGCTTACAGCTCCGTTATAATTTGTAAAAATCCAGTTTTCGGGTTTTCCGGCTTGTATATCGGTATCCGAACCATCAGGTATACTGTCTTCTGCCGTATAGGTGCCGCCTCTAATAGGAATATTGGTTTTGACTTTAAGAAATTGTCCCTTTGCCGAATTGGCAGATGTAAGCGCGATATGAGGATTTCCGGTATCGCCTTGAACGGTCAAAGAGGATGTTGCCGATTGTCCTTGCAGCTTCAAATCTCCGGCTACAGAAATTTTTCCGTTTATCGTAAGTGTTTTTATATATGAATCGGTACAGTCTAAATCTTTGAATTGAGTGCTTGTCTCAGCCGATGTTCCGGTAATGATGATCTCTGAGGGAATCGGATCCGGATCTAAGGTATCTATCTTGTTTGCTTTAGTCAAGGTTACGCTATGATTTCCCGCGGCGAATGTACCATTATTTGTAAGTTTATGAGTTATTTTTATATCTGAAAGAAGATTAAGGGTTGTACCCGAAGCGATTTCTAATTCTCGGATTTCTGAAGGGTTGGTAAAACTTATGGTTTTTGTACCGCTCCCGCTAAAGAGTAATTTACCATAATCCGCAAAATGAAAAATACCTGCAGTCAGATTTCCAAGTATCTTTATTGTACCGCCTGAGGCTTTCATATCCTTTATTATCATATTTCCTTCAGCAGTTATGTCGCCCCAGCATCTCCATTGCGTATTTGCCGTGTTTACAGTAATGTTCCCTCCGGAACCTGAAACTTTTTTTGCCTCAACGGTACTTTGTACGGAAGAAAAGTTTCCGGTTACTTCGATATCTCCGTTTGCTTCAATATTTACAGGATGATCATGATCTCCCGCGTCCCAATTTCCGTTTACGGTAATATTTCCGGCTGTTAAGTCCTTTGTTTTTAAGCCGGTTCCAGTAGCGGAACCGGTAATGAAGATGATATTCTTATAGGCTGATCCATTTTTCGCAGTTATTTTACCTGTATACGTTTGTGTCGGTGCGGTAATCGTTGCGGCAGTGCTTACGGTTGCCGCTTGGCTCACTTCAATTTTTGCGGCAGAGACAGTTGCGGTATTTACAGTCAAATTCTTTGCTTTTAAATCCCCGCTCAAAGTAACGGCTCCGTTTACCGTAAGCATCGACGTGCCCGCCGCACTCACCGTTCCGGCGGTAACTCCCTGCATACTCACCGCTCCGCCGCCGGTAAAGGACAGGTTTCGCCCCACCGCCGTTACCGACCATCCGAAAGTTACGGAAGTTGCCGCACGAAACTCGGTATTCGTCAATACCGTAACGTCGCCGTTATAGGTTTGTACAGGAGCCGTAATTTGTATCGGAGGATTTTCTGCAGGCGGGTTCCTTTCTATCTTCAGTGTTTTATTCACTGTAAGAGACTGTGCTTGAACGGGACCTCTCACAATAAGATTTTGATACGCCCCCTGCCAAATATCTTTGCCGGTATTGCCGTAGTATACGACAGTAGAGTCGGTTTTTAGAATTATTTTTCCGCCACTGAACAGATTCCGATGTTCATCCGTACCGGAAAGTTCCAGCGTTCCCTTTTTATTTACGGTTACGGTTACCGTCCCGCGCAAAGCGTAGTTGGCTAACTGAAATTTTCCATCGTTTATTTCCGACCCTACTTCAATCTGCGCCGGCCCCGCAAAGGTAATATTTTCGGTTAAAAAACAAGGCCCGGGGGAAAGAATTTTATATGTACCGGCCGGGAAGGCGGCGGGCGTTGTGCCGGCGGGAAGGTTCGGGCTCCAGTTTGACGGATTTTTAAAATTACCGTATCCACCCGTCCACGTATAAGTTTGAGCCGAGGCGAGTATTCCCGCGGCAAAGAGAAAAATCGATATAATAACAAAGCTCTTAAAATTCCTTTTCATATACATATATTGTATCGGCTTTTTTGCGAAAAATCCAGTCAAATATGGAGAAAATTGATTTCTGACGGAATTCGATTTTAGGCGGCATTTGAGGAAAAACCGCAACGACGGCAAAAAATAAAGACAAATTGACTGATAAGGCATAAAGAAGTATCTTAATTATATGAACGAAAATAACACACACAATCAATCGCAAAATTCCGCCTGTTCAGGATGTCCCTCGGCATCTTCCTGCAGTGCCGAAGCGCGCAGTTCCTGCGGCAAGGCGGCAGGACAGTCTGCCGGAGCGCGGCAGGATTTTTCCGAAAAGCCGCATCCCAAAAGTTCCATCAAAAAGGTTATCGGCGTCGTAAGCGGAAAGGGCGGCGTGGGTAAGTCCCTTGTTACCTCGTTATTGGCGTGCGCCGCGCAAAAAAAAGGCTTGCACGCGGCCGTATTGGATGCCGATATTACCGGTCCGTCCATTCCGCGCATTTTCGGTTTGCACGGAAAAGTTGAAGGGGACGAAAACGGCATTTATCCGGCGACGACGGCGGAGGGCATTCAGGTTATGTCGATCAACTTTTTGCTCGAAAACGAAACCGATCCCGTGTTGTGGCGCGGCCCGATTATCGCCGGGGCGGTCAAACAGTTTTGGACGGACGTAATTTGGAAGGACGTCGACCTCATGTTTGTCGATATGCCGCCGGGAACGGGAGATGTTCCTTTAACGGTGTTTCAGTCGCTTTCGATCGGCGGCATTATCGTCGTTGCAAGTCCGCAAGAACTTGTCGGCATGATTGTCGAAAAAGCCGTAAAAATGGCCGATATGATGCATATTCCCGTTTTGGCGCTGGTTGAAAACATGAGCTATGTTCAGTGTCCGCACTGCGGCGAAAAAATCGAAGTGTTCGGAAAGAGCAATGCCGACAATCTTGCCTCAAAGCACGCAATTCCGGTTACGGTAAAGCTGCCGATGGACAGCGCCTTTGCCGCCGCCTGCGATGAAGGCCGCATCGAAAAACTGGAAAGAACGGAATTCGATGCGCTCATCGAAACGCTGCGTCCGTAAAGCCCGGTAAACAAAGCGTCCGCCGGCACCTAACGCAGGGGCGTTTTCCCGCCTATGTGTTCGGCGCGCGCAAAGCCGCCATTGTAATATAATTGTACGGCTGGTTAAAGTGCGGCAAAAAAAACAGATCGAGCAGTTTTAACTTGTCGATCGTAACCTTTTCCTGAATGGCCAACGAAAACAAGTGGATGCCCATCGATACGTCGAGCCGGGAGGCAAGCTGCGCGCCGATAATGCGCCGGCTTTTCTTTTCGAATACGATACGGATTTTTACCTTTTCGTTTGTGCGCATAAACAGCGCGCGCTGAAAATCCTCGTAATCGGCACATTCGGCGTCTATGCCGGCCGCTTTCGCCTTTGTCAAGGTGAGTCCGGTTGAAATCATATGTAAGCCGAAAATGGAAATCGCGTTTGAGCCCTGAACGCCGGGCGACTCAAGTTTTACGCCGCACGCGTTGTGCGCGGCGATAATGCCGGAACGAAGCGCGTTCGTCGCAAGCGCTATGTAATTGACGGCACACACGGCATTGTCTTTTACCGTTGCGCAATCGCCGATTGCGAATACATCTTTTCGGCTCGTTTCCTGCCGTTCGTTGACTATGTACGCGCCGTTTCTAAAGCAGTCCAGTTTTCCCTTTCCGAGTTCCGTGTTCGGTCTGAAGCCGACCGCCCACACAACCATATCGGCGTCCACGCTTCCCGTAGAAGTCAGCACCTTTTCAACCTTGTCCTTTCCTTCAAAGCCTTCAACCTTGGTGCCGAATTTTAAATTGACGCCGTTGTCTTCGAGGTTCTTTTTCATAAGCGCCGTAAATTCGCCGTCGTAATATACGGGCAGACAGGTTTCGGCGATGTCGATGAGGGTGGTATTTTTGTTGTGGCGCTTAAACGCTTCGGCAAGTTCCACGCCGATATAGCCTGCGCCGATGACGGCAACGTTGCGGATGTTTTCGGTTTTGAGTTTATTTATAACGTCCTGCGCATCCTGAAACAGCTTTACGCGCTGAATGTTGCGCAAAGAACTTCCGGGTAAATCGGGAATAATCGGATTCGAGCCGGTTGCCAAAATCAATTTGTCGTAGGATTCGTCGATTTTATTGCCTTCGGAATCTTTTGCATGCACGATTTTTTTATCGAAGTCGATGTCGGTTACTTCGGTTTTCATATGTACGACGGCGCCTTTTTGTTCCATCTGCCGTTTGCTGGAATAAAAAAGTCCGTCCGAACCGTCTATTTGATTGCCGATCCACAGCGCCATGCCGCAGCCCAAAAAGCTTACATTGTCGTTACGCTCGAATACGACAACCTTATTGCCTTTGTAGTTATCCAACACGGTATTGACGGCCGCGGTTCCCGCGTGATTTCCGCCGATAATGACGATTTTGCTCATCCGTCCGACTCCTCCTAAAAGGTTTGATTATTCCACCAATTTTAGCGTATCGGGGAAAAAAGTGCTACCACGAAAGGAGGATTTCTTTCGGATAATAGGTTTGCAAGCCGGGCTTCCATTGGTAATACACGCTTGTGTCGGCTGCAGGACTGAGCGGGTCATAAAATACCGGATAATCCTTGTTTTCGATGATTTTAAAAGTCGGATTGACGACAGCCGGATCGTAGGTCAGGCGTATACCGCCGTCTTCAATATAGCGCACGTCACAAAAATACGTGTAATCGTAGACGGCAAAGTACAATTCCGTTCCCGTATACTTCGACAAATCAACGTAAAAGCGGTAGGTCATTATGCCGTTTTTTTGCGTCGCTTTAAACCGGCTCACTTTTTCCGGATTACTGCGTTTTGTGCCTTGGCGGATAAACGTATAAAAATAATAATTGCGCAAATTGATAAAGGCATTGTTGTACACCGCTTCGCTTTCGGCATCGCTGAATTTTCCGTTATGATCGGCGTCAAGCCAGCTTATGATTTCATTGCTGAATATTTTGTCAAAGGTCCATTCGATATAGGCGCCCTGCAGTTTTTTGCCCTGCCACACGAATTCAATCGCCGTATCGATAAATACGTGCGGATGCGCGTACGCCGCCTTGGCCGGCATAAAAAAAGCCGCACAAATAAAGGCACAAAACACAACTGTTTTAAAAATCTTTTTCATAAGTTCTCGGCAGCCTTCGGCTCCGTTGCCGGCGGCAGGTTATTCGTCTTTCTTTTTGGTTACGCTTTGCGCCAAAAAGAAATCCTTGTTTTTCAGCATAAGAATCGGCTGGCCGGTCGCGTCGATAACGTCGCGCCACAGCGAGCCTTCCGGGTCGACGGTGTTTCTGCGGCTCGTTACCAAGCGGATCGGAATGTGCACGTATTTATTGTGAACAAGCCCGATAACCAATTTGGTTTTGCCCGCCATTGCCGCATGAACGGCGTTGTTGCCCAAGCGTTCGCAATAGATCGAATCGGTTGCGGTTGTGCGCGCCGAACGGATTTGATAGCTGGGGTCTATATATTTTAAATTGATGGGAATTTTTTTTGCGGCAAAGTATTCGGTGATTTTGTCGCGCAAAAAAACGCCTATGTCGCCGAGTTTTTTATTGCCGGACGCGTCTTTTGCGTCGCTTGTTTTTAAAAGTTCCTGCCCCGCACCTTCGGCAATAATCACGACGGCGTGCCGGCGTCTTTGTATGCGCTGTTCGAGCGAATCCAAAAAACCGCCGTCTCCGTCCAAGTGGAACGGAACTTCGGGAATAAGGCAAAAATTCGCTTCGTGGCTGGCGAGGGCGGTCGCCGAAGCGATAAAGCCCGCTTCGCGGCCCATAAGCTTTATGAGCCCGATGCCGTTTATCTGCGAATGCGCTTCCATATGAGCGGCCGCAACCGTTTGCGTGGCCTGTTCTACCGCCGTATCGAAACCGAAGGATTTTTGAATAAACACAAGGTCGTTGTCTACGGTTTTCGGAACGCCGACAACGGCAATTTTCAAACCGCGCTTTCCGATTTCGTCGGCGATTTCCAAAGCGCCGCGCTGCGTTCCGTCGCCGCCGATAATAAAGACCATGTTCAAATTGAGCGCTTCTATCGCGTCGACGATTTCGACAACGCGGTTTCCGCCGCCGCGGCTTGTTCCCAAAAAGGAACCGCCCGATTTATGAATGTCGTCGACGATGTCGGGATTAAGATCGATCGGGTCGAATCCCGATTCGGCAAAAAGTCCCTGAAAGCCGAACCGTATGCCGCGTATGCGGCGCACGCCGTAGCGGTTCCACAAACAGCGCACAATCGCGCGGATAACGTCGTTCAGTCCGGGGCACAAACCGCCGCAAGTGAGGATGGCCGCGTTTACGTGTTTGGGATTAAAATAAATGTATTCGCGCGGCCCCGCTTTTTGGATAAGATTGTTATTGTACGCTTCGGCTTCCGTTTCGAGTACGTTGTCGTAAACGTCTACATTATAGCGGATAAAATCGTCTTCTTTTACATAGTTTGCGATAAAATCGCCGTACACCTTCGAAAGCATAATGGGAGAAGGAACCTTGCACGGCCCCAGCTGATCAACGGTAAAATCGAATACGCCTTTCATCTTTTCATCCTAAAAAATAATTCTTGCCTGCATCGTAGTGCGTATTGCAAAAAAAAGCAAGGTTTATACACGGAAATCGCCGAATTACAAATCATCTACAAGGGCGGTCGATTTTGCATATGCGGTCGACTTTGCTTCAAAAAAGTCGGTTTTGATAAGGTTCGCATTGCTGTACTGATTTATCCACGAAGTGGCCGCAGGTTCTTCTTCGTGTCCTTCGTATACCGGCGCGAATTTCAAATTGGCACAGCGCAAATTCGCCAAATATTTTATGTAGTCGCCGATCATGGTTTTTGTAAGGCCGGCAATCTTATCGCCGATAACGTAATGCCCCCATTTGATTTCCTGTTCGGCGCCTTCTTTTATCATTGCGCGGTATTCGTCCGTAAGGGTGCTTGTAAACAGTTCCGGCTCTTCCTTTTGCAGCTCCTGCAAAATGGAGCGGAACAGCCACAAATGCGTATTTTCATCGCGGTTTATATAGCGGATTTCCTGCACGGAGCCGCTCATTTTTCCGTTGCGCCCCAAGTTGTAAAAAAACATAAAGCCCGAATAAAAATAGATGCCTTCCAAAATATAATTTGCAATCGCCGTCCGCACAAGCGTATACGGATTTTGATTTTTTTGAAAATCGTTGTACAAACCGCCGATAAAGCTGTTGCGCGCAAGCAAGTGTTCGTCGTCTTTCCACTGATATAAAATATCATTGCGTTCGGATGGGTTGCAGATGGTGTCGAGCATATAGCCGTAGCTTTGCGAATGGATCGCTTCCTGATACGTTTGAATCGCCAAGCACAGATTGACTTCGTTTGCCGTAATGTATTCGCTTATCGAGGGAAGGTTTGCGGTTTGAACGCTGTCCAAAAATACTAAAAACGACAGCGTTTTGTCGTACGCACTCCGCTCGTCGTTTGTCAGGCGGCGGTATTCCTGCACGTCGTTTTGTAAATTGATTTCTTCGGGAATCCAAAAATTGTTCATCGCCTGTCGGTACCAATCGCTTGTCCATGCATATTTTATGTTGTTAAAGTCGTTCAAATTGGTGGTGTTGCCGCCTATCATGCGCCGCCTCAATACATCCGTATCGCCATCGGCATTAAAGATTGCTTTTTTGGCCAAATGCCGGTAAATATCTTTGTTTTCCATAAAAACCTCCCGTTTTTTCACCTTATCCCGCGCACGATTCGCATTCTTCAACTTCCAGCGATTTTGAGCGCACATAGTAAATCGATTTTACGCCGGCTTCCCAGGCTAAAATGTATAAGTCCAGCACTTGTTTGAGCGTAAACGAATTGGTAATGTACAGATTTACCGACTGCGCCTGATCTATGTGCCGCTGCCGTACGCCCGCCGCGCGCAGCGACCAGCTTTGATCGACGGTATGAGCGCTTTTATACAGCCAAAAACTGCGCGCATTTAAGTCGGGGGCAACGCGCGGCATAATGCTGCCTTTTTTTTCTTCCAAAAAATAACGGTTCATCACCGGATCCGTTCCGGCGGTGGTGCCGGCAATAATCGATGTTGAACTCGTGGGCGCCACGGCCATAATGTATGCATTGCGCATTCCCTGCGCGGCTTTTTCTTTTATCGTCCGCCATTCGCTTCCCGTATAGCCGCGTTTTTCAAAATATGCGCCCGTTTGCCAATCGGAGCCGGCAAAAAAGGCGTAAG is a window encoding:
- a CDS encoding FlgD immunoglobulin-like domain containing protein — translated: MKRNFKSFVIISIFLFAAGILASAQTYTWTGGYGNFKNPSNWSPNLPAGTTPAAFPAGTYKILSPGPCFLTENITFAGPAQIEVGSEINDGKFQLANYALRGTVTVTVNKKGTLELSGTDEHRNLFSGGKIILKTDSTVVYYGNTGKDIWQGAYQNLIVRGPVQAQSLTVNKTLKIERNPPAENPPIQITAPVQTYNGDVTVLTNTEFRAATSVTFGWSVTAVGRNLSFTGGGAVSMQGVTAGTVSAAGTSMLTVNGAVTLSGDLKAKNLTVNTATVSAAKIEVSQAATVSTAATITAPTQTYTGKITAKNGSAYKNIIFITGSATGTGLKTKDLTAGNITVNGNWDAGDHDHPVNIEANGDIEVTGNFSSVQSTVEAKKVSGSGGNITVNTANTQWRCWGDITAEGNMIIKDMKASGGTIKILGNLTAGIFHFADYGKLLFSGSGTKTISFTNPSEIRELEIASGTTLNLLSDIKITHKLTNNGTFAAGNHSVTLTKANKIDTLDPDPIPSEIIITGTSAETSTQFKDLDCTDSYIKTLTINGKISVAGDLKLQGQSATSSLTVQGDTGNPHIALTSANSAKGQFLKVKTNIPIRGGTYTAEDSIPDGSDTDIQAGKPENWIFTNYNGAVSWSGKKSNAWADHRNWTPYVIPGKNTIVTIPVVTTQYPKLTANVKAKTITLAPGAKLDLADYVITDDSGDTGFAPLENFGTLKMTGTSGQTTWLGKTAADDKITHKPGSTVAYYGTTNNALWGGPYENLTVEENRKNIKVTSPSLRVDEKFTVKAASGDHSYVTIEAPRQTYIGDADIGANTTFTSSPEINFIQAVNATGKNLTFNGGGTVKTKKLSAGTVNAENASSLTVEGPVVLTGDLKTRKLNVNTATVTAAKIEVREATTVNTAATITATAAGPATQIYNGTVTLSADTEFKAKTSLLFAGTTSLSSSTSPKKDVELKSPVVEIRGDVDVNNVTITDIDTATKTKTITTGGTITAAGFYAQASEKIILKGAVKLGDKFVQTGNAAVQIGAPITDGAGTGLPANGISFESKNLYLVVTPPATTTFDPSPSAVTKPDDCNIFVAGDLTLKNELKCANFVLFKGTVAFAPSSGGITTEVNGTKGDIVLFGPQYKANDTTADGASDPSETTGLFTYNHSSRTGSANANGYSAAASLTLPAALPDGTALPKETDTSPSFSGTFANLSGKTLKAGKNFYANGMNLSAPSWTLDIPNNDDATQAFAEAYFTTVSNCSVLGGGFVAAAERSPTDTITNSPAWGKDRLTIVEAYTYSDDTIYVRFNMDVENSKGEIARAINSGNIKFNNGMIPFKEALAVTVSGGQKIPGATLPNGDVHEFFLRTDGNPARRWNTDATGMYAGSNQSTDRGGAQPYASASGKDPVHQNTKPNLWIPKATSSIYAAVRDKYKNRIRHYAVGDADTSGDNGKIYGDVKDHCPPVLAAVYVGQETHVQAPNPVNQPKYDAHNFIEFRYSEPVFIDGISDNPDIATGAKYIRATDTIGNIETGSGGTITAVKGLASFSSGKLVTGIRPGATSGSVHAVYRTAAMRVTTPLPPGSPSGRECRVRVSVAGWVEGTVSVPIGGSSTPVHNWVGYITQSETPSGSATPLDTANIRTRNTPPPLERWEKLDAQFVPKIYASSAVGLAEVSSWDTSPPVLAVVAKESAAWNTGTSEKEAVAYSPSSLLADRLEFHFFDNTPAALTPNNYWWKTTEGWMNGSSLVDDSRYDSRGGSRFAGSAATTGGIRACTIADSIAAFDFTHTKAEYNTVLQNFKTSGMYSQKAENEAFFYNTSSPHPDTDTLYLQLRIGTPAFPLTESFGIAYTERDSAHPNGGIITDLAGNKMKSFGNAVSSFDFPPEIALTVAPVGSNKMYILFSCPIDIEGESLRKIPANLVIDSGLEVDTGVPAVVRTDTKRATGLVVTLNRPVTGSDVIALQKRIEISTAHSPMAIKSRKHGYPAVADHVHKHVISDFAVNVVRPLFAYDEKMLDDGSVGFSSQNLYGDGSYAMRVFDGSGTSGNTVHEKEDITMKIAVENVDSAQIPSSLEMFIDNMPDPASVSAEFNELTGLTGRVWLPSAHPVLPTISAAGNTHAAALNPQSVDPGTYTFKLINNPSTPGNLNYAAGSRVGFLFPMADSGGNIIMMDNDGDAISPPKPAPTPPVPLYALRLKDPKDPASIDLWSFDIASVKRQAGGASILNNVINVNTGEQTLIKVDTERAGSLSVIVMTLDGDVLKILHSGRVEKGEHIYKWDGRNANGEPVARGLYFIRIVGPDIDETRKVMAVRE
- the nox gene encoding H2O-forming NADH oxidase; this encodes MSKIVIIGGNHAGTAAVNTVLDNYKGNKVVVFERNDNVSFLGCGMALWIGNQIDGSDGLFYSSKRQMEQKGAVVHMKTEVTDIDFDKKIVHAKDSEGNKIDESYDKLILATGSNPIIPDLPGSSLRNIQRVKLFQDAQDVINKLKTENIRNVAVIGAGYIGVELAEAFKRHNKNTTLIDIAETCLPVYYDGEFTALMKKNLEDNGVNLKFGTKVEGFEGKDKVEKVLTSTGSVDADMVVWAVGFRPNTELGKGKLDCFRNGAYIVNERQETSRKDVFAIGDCATVKDNAVCAVNYIALATNALRSGIIAAHNACGVKLESPGVQGSNAISIFGLHMISTGLTLTKAKAAGIDAECADYEDFQRALFMRTNEKVKIRIVFEKKSRRIIGAQLASRLDVSMGIHLFSLAIQEKVTIDKLKLLDLFFLPHFNQPYNYITMAALRAPNT
- a CDS encoding ATP-dependent 6-phosphofructokinase, which translates into the protein MKGVFDFTVDQLGPCKVPSPIMLSKVYGDFIANYVKEDDFIRYNVDVYDNVLETEAEAYNNNLIQKAGPREYIYFNPKHVNAAILTCGGLCPGLNDVIRAIVRCLWNRYGVRRIRGIRFGFQGLFAESGFDPIDLNPDIVDDIHKSGGSFLGTSRGGGNRVVEIVDAIEALNLNMVFIIGGDGTQRGALEIADEIGKRGLKIAVVGVPKTVDNDLVFIQKSFGFDTAVEQATQTVAAAHMEAHSQINGIGLIKLMGREAGFIASATALASHEANFCLIPEVPFHLDGDGGFLDSLEQRIQRRRHAVVIIAEGAGQELLKTSDAKDASGNKKLGDIGVFLRDKITEYFAAKKIPINLKYIDPSYQIRSARTTATDSIYCERLGNNAVHAAMAGKTKLVIGLVHNKYVHIPIRLVTSRRNTVDPEGSLWRDVIDATGQPILMLKNKDFFLAQSVTKKKDE
- a CDS encoding Mrp/NBP35 family ATP-binding protein, whose protein sequence is MNENNTHNQSQNSACSGCPSASSCSAEARSSCGKAAGQSAGARQDFSEKPHPKSSIKKVIGVVSGKGGVGKSLVTSLLACAAQKKGLHAAVLDADITGPSIPRIFGLHGKVEGDENGIYPATTAEGIQVMSINFLLENETDPVLWRGPIIAGAVKQFWTDVIWKDVDLMFVDMPPGTGDVPLTVFQSLSIGGIIVVASPQELVGMIVEKAVKMADMMHIPVLALVENMSYVQCPHCGEKIEVFGKSNADNLASKHAIPVTVKLPMDSAFAAACDEGRIEKLERTEFDALIETLRP
- a CDS encoding DUF1007 family protein; the protein is MKKIFKTVVFCAFICAAFFMPAKAAYAHPHVFIDTAIEFVWQGKKLQGAYIEWTFDKIFSNEIISWLDADHNGKFSDAESEAVYNNAFINLRNYYFYTFIRQGTKRSNPEKVSRFKATQKNGIMTYRFYVDLSKYTGTELYFAVYDYTYFCDVRYIEDGGIRLTYDPAVVNPTFKIIENKDYPVFYDPLSPAADTSVYYQWKPGLQTYYPKEILLSW